AAATTGCAATATGGTCCACCGTGTTAATGGGAACTAGCCTCACCATGGGTGCTGGTGAACTTCTAGCTTCCCTTTTGTTGAACAGTAATGCAAGGATGAAATCATTCATATCTTGGTCTTGTCCACTATTATTAAGGCACGTAATGTCAAATAGGAAGCAAACGGAGATACGGTTTTCCAGCAGctctttcatcatctcTTTGTtcatttcttccttcttggaaggTATCAGATGGACAGTCACGTTGTGTAATTTTCTATTCATATCTCTAGGTTTAGTACCGTGGTATTTCCGAATGTTAACCTTGAAGCTAGTTAGAAACCCTTCCAACAAATCTACAGTTTTTCCAGGACGGGAGACCACAACAATGTGGGTTTCGGGGGGTGAACTGGTTGCGCTTCCTGCACCATTAGTTCGGCGTTTTTTGTCTTTGTATAGTTTATTTCTGCACTCGATGTAACTCTCCATCAAGTATCCCAGTATTTTAAACTTACCACTTGTGGCACTCAATAATTGTGAAATATCTCTTGTcaccaaagattttggcATGTAGTGTGTTATCAGTAAATAAGGATGGTTGACTACTAGTTGAGTATTTAATAGTAGAGTCTCTAAACTGTCTAAGATTACTTGATCCTGGGTACTTTCtaattgattcttttcatcttgaCCAATTCGCTCATAGAACTTCAGAATATCACTATAATGCAAGGACACTATCTGATCAATTAATTCTTTCTGGAAATCACTTAGTGGAGTGATTAATCTGTAATCTCCATTTCTGACATCATACTCAAGATTGAAATGGCTTGGATCGATAATCGGAGGTTCGGGAGTGGTATCCAGTATTCGCAAAAGGTCCATCCCGATGATGAAGTAATTGTAGATGCAGTCAAATCAGCTTTTGGTCCAGTCAGGATTATTGCTTGAACAGCTTAGTTATGTTAACCCCAAGTATTGGTGTAGTGATGCACAAACAAGTTTCCACCTCACGAAACTCTCTGTGAGTGTTAACAAAAACGAAAGGGAAATACTACActtagaaaaaaaaaaaagaaaaactcaaGAGACATTTAAAGGAGAATTGAGTACCTGCCAGACTATCAATCGAATCATTATAGTCGTAATTATTTACATGTTCAGTGATGATTTGATTAGTGTTATGGTTTGTCACGTGATAGTTCTGTTTTTCAGAGTCGAGAATAAAAATATGGTCACAACTCAACACTATTGATAATGGTAAACCTTACGAAAGGTACGTTCCTTGGGACTATTCAAATATTGCACAAGATTACAGCAATTGTACTGACTGACTGTTAGGTGAAATTGCCCTTTATGATAGGCAAATTAGGCTATGGGGCTTCGAAGCGCAGCATCGGATTCGAAGTAGCCATATTCTTGTAATCAACTTCTCTTGTGTTGGAGCAGAAATAGTTAAAAATCTAGTGCTGGGAGGGCTGGGATTTCTCACCATTATTGATTCGGGGAAGATTTTAGAACAAGACTTGAGTggaaattttttctttgacgTTTCATTGCTGGGATGTTCAAAACTGGATAGCACTGTCAAAGAACGAATTCAGGAACTTAATCCTCGTGTTGATATTGTTACAGATACTTGTACATGGGCAGAAAAATCACAAGCATGGTTTAATCGATTTGATATAATTATTTGCACCGAATTTGATGCTACTCAGATCGAAAGTATAAGCCGCACATCTCGATCGTTGAATATACCTCTCTACGTTGTCAATACACATGGTCTATATGGAATGATCTTTGTCGATCTAATAGACCACAGTTCTCATCTACGACTTGCGAAAAATAGAATCAGAAGGAAGCCTGGTCGTTCAAACTCAGTCAGAGAAATTGTGcatgttgaagaaaaaactgaGAATGATGTGGAGTACGAAGATTGCCTCATTCAAAACTATTACACTTCTTTCGACAGAATCTTGGAGAAACCTAAATTAAAGGAGTTTTTTCCGACCATGAAAAAATTAAACAAGATTGACAGCACTCTAATCGTTCTTCTAGGATGCCTGAAAATCCCAACCTCATACAACTATCCAATTGGAACCGTTCAGGTTACTAAATTGGAACTTCTAGAATTTGCTAATGAAATTGCTCGTAAATTGGGTCTCACGAGTCTAGATCTCAACGATTtaattcttcaagatgTTGCAAGGCAATTTGGTTGTGAGTTCCAACCCGTGGCGGCTATATTAGCCGGATGTTTGTCTCAGGATGTAATTAACATGCTCAGCAAGAGGGAAAATCCTATTAACAATCTACTTATATTTAACGGAAAGAAAGCAGAAATGCCTATCTATACTATTTAGTACTCTTTTGCTGATTTATACAGCTTAATTGTTCTATCCCATCCTGAGCTGAAAATTGACTGGCCACTTTTCGTGATGTCACAACTCATCACCTTGTCTGTATGGCCCTTGATAGTTTTAATCTTGACCCAGTTATCACTGCTGAATATATTGATAGTATTATCGTAACTGGAACTAATCATTACATTATCTAGCAACCTGACATCTGAAATAAGTTTGGAGTGAGCAGGAATGgatactttttctttttgcatTCGCATATCCCAGATTTTAATGCTGCCATCACTCGAGGCTGTGGCTAATTCATATCCATTGTACCTCCAAGATGAACCGTAAATAGACCCCATGTGACCCTCTAGGTTCGAAATACACTTTCCCAACCTCAAATCCCATATTTTAACAATACCGTCTAGCCCTGCcgatgatatcaaagatCCATTTGGTTGGTGCTCTACTGTGAACACTGGTTTTGTGTGGCCTTCTTGAAGAAGTAATTGTTGCTGTGTTTCTACATCCCAGTACCGCCATGTTGAATCGAATGAAGCACTCGCTAAGTAACGACCCATAGGATGGAAAGAGAGTCTTGCAACACGGTCGTTGTGGCCCTGTAGTTTCGAATCTCTGGAGTTATTGGTCTCAGTATTTTTAGTATCTGTGTCTGTGTTGTACTGAAATAGGTTGATAGTACCATCGCTTTGGCTAGTCGCTATGATCCTGCTGTCATAGTACCAATCAATGCCACCTATTTTGCTATTGTTTCCATATAAAACTCTTCGCAGGCTTAGGTCTTGAGAATTCAAGATGTACGTATTACCATCCCAAGAACCTGCAGCGACTGCTTGGTCATCCGGTGATACTCTTACAATAGAGATACATCGACCTGTTAGAGACTGGGAATTATTTAAACAAAATGTGGAATACAGTGCATTAACCCTGCGTTTCTCCATTAAAATCTCATTCAAACTATTGTTTTTTACAAACAGTCTAAAGCCTTTGTGCATCCTTGAAGTCTGTTTTAATGACCACTTGGCAATTCTCATGCGACAATGGTATAAATTCTCGGATCCTGGTGTGTAGAAttcctcattttcatctgaTTCTTCTATAGACACATTGGGGTAGGATGAAAGCTTAGGCTCATAAAAGCGATCTGCAGATGTTGCTTCTGATACCCTTTGCTTATTCTCATCATATTCGCTGTGGCTCATAATTTGTTCATTTAATTCCCTTGGACTTCTGGAAGCACTCCGATTCTTGGTGAACGTTTGCATTTGCAAATTGTTTTCTTATCTGGGTTTCGTGGAGTTGATACTGCAAAATGTCAAGTTTGGGCAGATTTAACAATTTAATGTAAAGCAAAAGCCAAAACTTCCGCGCTAAATTTCCATTCTCTTTGCAGAGTTCGGTGTCTAAAAGCGAAGAGAATCCTCCAATGCGTCCTTAACACCCTCCTAGTCGTTACTTAATTGACAAAGCGATTTTGAAAATACAATTCTTTGTTATTAGCTTTTTTTCTTATGCAGAACCTACACCACACTATTCGACGATTAAACCATATAATAACGAGAATCGATCAATACCAGGGCCAGACACTCCCTCCACAAGAAACGTGATCCTTGCTTTAAAGTTGAAGCTAACGCCACGAACATAGGATTTTTAGTTTTCTGGTCATCATCTAGTatggttgaaaaataacTGAATATATCTAGTAGTCAGCGAAACTGTACCTTAACGAATTTACAGGATTACATTCCGTCACTATCAAGGTTGGGCATGTTATCAGAAATCAATCCAAGCTCGTAGCTTGGGTCAATTGTCGGGCAGTTTCAAAGTTGCGAAATTTGCCACTGTCTTAGGAAAATAGGAACTTCAATGTCGATGAATGGATACTGCATAGCTATCCCAATGAGTCATTGAAGCTACCAACTACAAAAATGCGTTCTGATAagctttggaaatttgTAGATAGCACAATTGTCCGGCTTGCAAATTACTGTTATAGAATCGATGTGATCAATATGATCAGGGACAGTTGCCCATAGCTCGTACTTGTTTGTTATCGGAGAAACTGAACTTAAAACAGTACCTTTATATCAGATAGAAATCGGATGCCCACATATCGAAAGGTGCGGTGTTATAGCAGGATTAAATAGAGTTAGTAAATTTACAAGATACGCCTTCCTTGTCCCCCTTCGATACTCAAAGTGAATATTCTCCCAAAAATTCGTGCTCGccatttctttgagttCAGGTCTACAATTATTAGCAGTTATTTCCCCTTCAATGTCGATCAAAATTGCGATAGACAGAGGAGGAACTTTTACAGATTGTATAGGGAATCCGGGGACAGGTAAGGCTGAAGATGACGttattttgaaaattttaTCGGTAAATCCAAATAATTATCCAGATGCCCCTTTGGAAGGGATTAGGCGACTCTTAGAAATATTTCgcaagaagaagatacCCAGAGGCCAGCCTTTGGATATGAGTGATGTTCGGGTCATTTTGATGGGTACCACAGTAGCCACCAAtgctcttttggaaagaaaaggagaaagatGCGTCTTAGTAACCACGAAaggtttcaaagattgTCTAATTATAGGGGATCAAACAAGacccaaaatctttgacttGTCAATTACAAAACCAGATGTGCTTTACGACTCGGTTATagaaattgatgaaagaatCACACTGGAAGACTATACTGAAGATCCCGATCCTCGTGCTGTGTCTCCACCCAACAATGATTATCTAGTCAAGGGTCGCACAGGAGAAACTGTGAGACTAATCAAGAAGGTTAACGAAGCTGAAGTAGCGAGTCTTCTTCGGCTTGTATACAAACGAGGGGTGAGATCTATCGGTGTCTGCCTTGTTCACTCTTATCTTTACCCTGAGCACGAAGCAATAATCGGTCGAATTGCAAAGGAAATTGGATTTACTCAAATTTCTTTATCTTCGTCATTGTCTCCTATCATCAAGTTTGTTTCACGAGCTAATTCATGTATTGCTGATGCTTACTTGACGCCCGAGATAAAAAAGTACTTAGCGGGATTCCAACTTGGTTTACAAAATGGAATTTACGATGAATCTCAATCCAATTACTCTGGAGTGAGAACGCAATTTATGCAATCAGATGGCGGTCTAGTAGACGCACTGTCATTCTCTGGACTTAGGGCTATTTTGTCTGGACCAGCTGGCGGTGTTGTGGGTTATCTTAAGACTTGTTACAATCCAAAACTGAAGATTCCTTTGATTGGTTTTGATATGGGTGGCACTTCGACGGATGTTTCTCGTATTGGTGCCGATGGTGAATTTGAACATGTTTTTGAAACCGTAACTGCAGGTATCACTATTCAAGCTCCCCAATTAGATATCAACACAGTTGCTGCTGGAGGCGGTTCAATATTGTCCTTTCGTAATGGATTGTTTAAAGCAGGTCCTGAATCCGCATCTTCAGATCCTGGACCACTTTGCTATCGTAGGAATGGACCGTTAACCATAACTGACGCCaatttgtttttgggaAGACTAGTACCTGAATATTTCCCCAAGGTCTTTGGTACCTCAGAGGACCAAACTTTGGATTTAGATGGTGTCACAAAAGCATTTGTTGAACTCACAAATAAAATCAATGACAGTGTTTCTCAAAAAATGTCAACAGAAAAAGTAGCTCTAGGGTTTATTGAAGTTGCCAATGAAACTATGGCAAAGCCGATCAGGGCGATAACAGAGGCAAAAGGTTTTAATTTATTACAACATAGACTGGTGTCATTTGGAGGAGTAGGAGGGCAGCATGCTGTTGCTGTAGCTGAGAGTTTGGGTATTCGCACTGTAATTATCCATAGATATTCATCTGTTCTTTCTGCTTACGGGATGGCTCTAGCagatgttgttgaagaagcCAGACAACCAACATCGATGGTATTGCTTGATGACGAAAGCTACCTTCTACTGCCTTTTGAGGAGTTGAAAGATCAGGTAAAGCGAAAGTTAATCAAAGAAGGCTTTACTGAGAGAACTATTGAACTGCAGCTATATTTGAATTTGAGGTATAAAGGAACAGAGTCGTCTTTGATGATTCCGAATGTTGAAGAGACGACTTTTTTGGCCACGTTTGAAGAACACCACAAACGAGAATTTGGTTTCATTTGTCGAGATAAAGAAGTCTTGATTGATGACCTCAGAGTCCGAGGAATTGGTAGGAATGATTCTACAGTGAGCAAGAACAGCTTTCTAGATGATGAGTTTGAGAGTTTGAGGGCTTCTGGTAGAATTCAACTGGTTGATTCATGTCTCTCAGATTTGAGTAAGAACACTTTATTTGGTACCAAAAGGCTAAAAACTCCTGTATATAGGTTGGAAAAGCTTCTTATTGGCAGTAGAATTAAGGGACCGTCTATTATTGCTGATCAAACTCAAACAAATGTCATTCCTCCCAATTATGAAGCTGTTGTTCTGACTAACCATCTTCTGGTCAGTAAGGCAGAAAGTACTTACAGCTATGAAAAGCCATTACATGAAGTAGGCATTCCAATTGATCCAATTCTACTTTCAATATTTAGCCATCGATTTATGGATATTGCAGAACAGATGGGAGtatctcttcaaaagactTCAGTTTCCACAAATGTTAAAGAGAGGCTGGATTTTTCATGTGctctttttgatgatgaaggCAATTTAGTTGCTAATGCTCCTCATGTTCCGGTCCATTTGGGGTCAATGTCTACTTGTATATCTAGGCAATCTGaactttggaaaggaaagttgaagaagggaGATGTGCTGTTCACCAATCacccttcaaagaagacgGGTGGAACGCATTTACCCGATATCAC
This window of the Komagataella phaffii GS115 chromosome 2, complete sequence genome carries:
- a CDS encoding Nuclear protein that acts as a heterodimer with Uba2p to activate Smt3p (SUMO), with product MVNLTKGEIALYDRQIRLWGFEAQHRIRSSHILVINFSCVGAEIVKNLVLGGLGFLTIIDSGKILEQDLSGNFFFDVSLLGCSKLDSTVKERIQELNPRVDIVTDTCTWAEKSQAWFNRFDIIICTEFDATQIESISRTSRSLNIPLYVVNTHGLYGMIFVDLIDHSSHLRLAKNRIRRKPGRSNSVREIVHVEEKTENDVEYEDCLIQNYYTSFDRILEKPKLKEFFPTMKKLNKIDSTLIVLLGCLKIPTSYNYPIGTVQVTKLELLEFANEIARKLGLTSLDLNDLILQDVARQFGCEFQPVAAILAGCLSQDVINMLSKRENPINNLLIFNGKKAEMPIYTI
- a CDS encoding Splicing factor, component of the U4/U6-U5 snRNP complex, with the translated sequence MQTFTKNRSASRSPRELNEQIMSHSEYDENKQRVSEATSADRFYEPKLSSYPNVSIEESDENEEFYTPGSENLYHCRMRIAKWSLKQTSRMHKGFRLFVKNNSLNEILMEKRRVNALYSTFCLNNSQSLTGRCISIVRVSPDDQAVAAGSWDGNTYILNSQDLSLRRVLYGNNSKIGGIDWYYDSRIIATSQSDGTINLFQYNTDTDTKNTETNNSRDSKLQGHNDRVARLSFHPMGRYLASASFDSTWRYWDVETQQQLLLQEGHTKPVFTVEHQPNGSLISSAGLDGIVKIWDLRLGKCISNLEGHMGSIYGSSWRYNGYELATASSDGSIKIWDMRMQKEKVSIPAHSKLISDVRLLDNVMISSSYDNTINIFSSDNWVKIKTIKGHTDKVMSCDITKSGQSIFSSGWDRTIKLYKSAKEY